The Campylobacter concisus genome has a window encoding:
- a CDS encoding cysteine ABC transporter substrate-binding protein, producing the protein MRKFKFFLLALVATVFLTGCGDDKGADKVAASNQADTIAKIKERGYIRIGVFSDKPPFGYVDKDGKNQGYDIYFAKRIAKDLLGDESKVKFELVEAAGRVEVLTADKVDITLANFTKTPERAQVVDFALPYMKVSLGIVSPEGAVIKSVDELKDKTLIVNKGTTADAFFTKNYPNIKLLKYDQNTETFAALVDKRGAALAHDNALLFAWAKETPGFVVGVEALGDVDVIAPAVKKGNKALLDWLNNEIIELEKENFFHKDYDATLKPIYGDSVNPESLVVEGGKL; encoded by the coding sequence GTGAGAAAATTTAAATTTTTCTTATTAGCATTAGTCGCTACCGTCTTTCTAACGGGTTGTGGTGATGACAAAGGTGCGGACAAAGTAGCCGCTTCAAACCAAGCTGATACAATCGCAAAGATCAAAGAGCGTGGATATATAAGGATAGGTGTTTTCAGTGACAAACCGCCATTTGGCTACGTCGATAAAGACGGTAAAAACCAAGGCTATGACATCTACTTTGCAAAACGCATCGCAAAAGACTTACTTGGCGATGAGAGCAAGGTTAAATTTGAGCTAGTCGAAGCTGCTGGCAGGGTTGAAGTGCTCACAGCTGACAAGGTCGATATCACGCTTGCAAATTTCACAAAGACGCCTGAGCGCGCGCAAGTTGTTGATTTTGCGCTTCCATATATGAAGGTCTCACTTGGCATCGTTAGCCCAGAGGGCGCTGTGATAAAGAGCGTCGATGAGCTAAAAGATAAAACTTTAATCGTCAATAAAGGCACAACAGCGGACGCATTTTTTACGAAAAATTATCCTAATATCAAGCTTTTAAAGTATGATCAAAACACCGAAACTTTCGCGGCTTTAGTTGATAAAAGGGGTGCTGCTCTAGCGCATGATAACGCCCTACTTTTTGCCTGGGCGAAAGAGACTCCTGGCTTTGTCGTAGGCGTTGAGGCGCTTGGCGATGTGGATGTGATAGCTCCAGCTGTCAAAAAAGGCAACAAAGCCTTGCTTGATTGGCTAAATAACGAGATCATCGAGCTTGAAAAAGAAAATTTCTTCCACAAAGACTATGACGCAACGCTAAAACCGATCTATGGCGACAGCGTAAATCCTGAATCTCTAGTCGTCGAAGGCGGCAAACTCTAA
- a CDS encoding TfoX/Sxy family protein has protein sequence MNEFNEYVRDRFSEFGDIVIKSMMGGYLVYFNGKLIGDICNNELFLKRTPTSDRLLADSELRYPYNGSKTLMHVFEKFEDANLIGELLRGMYAELPEKKPAKAR, from the coding sequence GTGAATGAATTTAATGAATATGTTCGCGATAGATTTTCTGAATTCGGCGATATTGTCATAAAATCCATGATGGGTGGATACCTTGTATATTTTAACGGTAAACTGATAGGTGACATTTGTAATAATGAACTGTTTTTAAAGAGAACGCCGACATCGGACAGACTTCTTGCAGACTCAGAACTACGTTATCCTTATAATGGCTCAAAGACGTTAATGCATGTATTCGAGAAATTTGAGGATGCGAATTTGATTGGAGAATTGTTGCGCGGCATGTATGCGGAACTGCCCGAAAAGAAACCAGCAAAAGCCAGATAA